The stretch of DNA ATTCCCGCCAAAATTGATGGCTGACCTCATTTGCCACATCCAGCCGCCATCCGTCAATATCAAATTCTTTCACCCAATATTGGCCTACTTCCAGCAAATACTTCCTTACTTCTTTATTTTCCGTATTCAACTTAGGCATGAAGGGTGTAAAGGCGAAAGTATCATAATTGGGATGAGGTTCCGTTTGAACCGGAAATTCGCGGATGAAAAACCAGTCTTTGTATTTGGAACGTTCACCGTTTTTTAACACGTCCTGGAAAGGAGGGAAGTAGAAGCCGCAGTGGTTAAACACGGCGTCCAACATGATACGGATTCCTCTCCGATGGCATTCGTCGACCAATCGTTTAAAGGTTTTCTTGTCGCCAAATTGGGGATCAATTTCAAAATAATCAATCGTGTCGTATTTATGATTGGAAGCGGCTTTGAATATCGGAGTAAGATAGATGCCGTTTATGCCAAGGTCCGATAAGTAGTCCAGTTTTCCAATGATTCCTTCTAAGTCTCCGCCGAAAAAATTGTCGCTCGCCGGTTCCGCGCTTGCCCAAGGCAAAGTGCCAGGCGGATCGTTTTCTTTGTTTCCGTTGGCAAACCGTTCAGGAAAAATTTGATACCAAACCGTATTTTTCACCCATTCCGGGGCTTGAAACAAATCTTCACCGTTAATGAAGGGAAAACAAAAGAAATTCGCAATATCTTCATCGGGAACGCGATCAAAAAAACCCTTTTCCCCATAAAAAATCTTCTGTTTTGTCGAGTGAATTTCAAATCCGTATCGGAGACGGCGGTATGGAGGCGTAACCGCAAGAAACCAATAGTCAAAAAGGGCATCATTGCCAATTTTCTTCATCTTTTCCCTTTTCGTCATCCATTTTCCCTGTTCCCATCCGTAAGGGTCTCCATAAATCAGGAATACCGTTTCCGCATCCCCCTTTTTTGTCCGTAAACGGATGTGAACGGTTTTTTCATCGAATGCGTAGGCGAATTCATTTTTCGGGCGGTGGTAGATAGCTTCTTTCAGCATCATCTTTCTCCTTTCATGACAAACGTTTGCACACATCATATAAATCCATTATAAATGGAAACGTTATCATTATCAATTTTTTTGTAATATTTTTAGTTTGATTAATAGATTTAGTAACAAATTTTTAAAAGAAAACGGTTGCATAAACAACATCCCCCCGTTATAATGAAAAATGGATGTGCAAACGATTTCATAAAAATAAGGGGTGAAAAAATGAAAAAATCGGTATCTTTGTTGATTATGGCCGTATTGTTGGTGGGATTATTGGCTGGCTGCGGACCAAAACGGGAAAGCGAGAGGAGCTCAGGCGGGGAAACGGAAACAGGAGAAGCGTCCAAACCCGATAAGCTTGTCGTATGGGTCAACAATGAAGAGCAGCAGAAAAAGGCGTTTAAGGAAATTTTTGATGCATATACGGAGAAAACCGGCATTACCGTGGAAATGGTCGCCGTAAACATGCTGGATCAGGTGAAGAATTTGGCGTTGGACGGCCCTGCCGGCAAGGGTCCGGACATCTTTTTCCAACCGCACGACCGGATTGGTGATATTGTCATGCAGGGTCTTGCCGAACCGGTCAATATTGACGACGTAAAAAGCAGTTATTCGGAAACGGCCATTTCGGCGGTGACCTACGATGGGAAGATTTACGGCGTACCCCAAGTCATTGAAACTTACGGTCTTTACTACAATAAGGACAGGGTGAAAGAACCTCCGAAGACTTTGGAGGAGCTGCAAAAGATCGCCGCTGAACAAACGAATCCAAGCAAAAAAGAATACGGATTTTTGATGGAAGGGGCAAACCTTTATTTCGTATGGCCGCTGTTTGCCAACAACGGTTCTTACGTGTTCAAGCGTTCCGATGACGGCAGCTACGACGCCGAAGATATCGGACTGGCCAATGAAGGGGCAAAAAAGGCGGGACAAATCATTCAATCCTGGTTTAAGCAAAAACAAATCCCCGTCGGCATCAATCCGGATGTCATGAACGGATTGTTCCAGGATAAAAAGGTAAGCGTTGTCATCAACGGGCCGTGGATTCTTCCCGATTATAAACAGGCGTTGGGAGACAAACTGGGCGTTGCCATCCTCCCGGAAATCAATGGGGAAAAGGCCAAATCCTTTGTCGGCGTGAAATCCTGGATGCTGTCTTCTTTCTCCGAAAACAAAGAATGGGCCGTTGATTTGATGAAATTCATTACGAATAAGGAAAACTCGCTGAAATACTTCCAAACTGCCGGAGAAATGCCGGCCAACCAGGAAGCGTTGAATGATCCGACAGTAAAAGATGATCCA from Caldibacillus debilis DSM 16016 encodes:
- a CDS encoding glycoside hydrolase family 13 protein; the protein is MLKEAIYHRPKNEFAYAFDEKTVHIRLRTKKGDAETVFLIYGDPYGWEQGKWMTKREKMKKIGNDALFDYWFLAVTPPYRRLRYGFEIHSTKQKIFYGEKGFFDRVPDEDIANFFCFPFINGEDLFQAPEWVKNTVWYQIFPERFANGNKENDPPGTLPWASAEPASDNFFGGDLEGIIGKLDYLSDLGINGIYLTPIFKAASNHKYDTIDYFEIDPQFGDKKTFKRLVDECHRRGIRIMLDAVFNHCGFYFPPFQDVLKNGERSKYKDWFFIREFPVQTEPHPNYDTFAFTPFMPKLNTENKEVRKYLLEVGQYWVKEFDIDGWRLDVANEVSHQFWREFRKAVRRVKKDVYILGEIWHDAMPWLGGDQFDAVMNYPFSKGALQFFAEEKIDGKTFSEMIQQVLFSYPEYINHFAFNLLGSHDTARIQNIAGFHQGKVKLLFAFLLSFPGSPCIYYGDEIGLTGENDPGCRKCMEWDPRKQNLDLYRTVKKLIQLRKTHPIMANDGAISFPELKEDTEQVIFHKENERELLVAAMNRSEKPVRLLLDIPFDQVEREYTDLWENKKEKIEESQFPADIGPFGFKFFLFQKK
- a CDS encoding sugar ABC transporter substrate-binding protein, which encodes MKKSVSLLIMAVLLVGLLAGCGPKRESERSSGGETETGEASKPDKLVVWVNNEEQQKKAFKEIFDAYTEKTGITVEMVAVNMLDQVKNLALDGPAGKGPDIFFQPHDRIGDIVMQGLAEPVNIDDVKSSYSETAISAVTYDGKIYGVPQVIETYGLYYNKDRVKEPPKTLEELQKIAAEQTNPSKKEYGFLMEGANLYFVWPLFANNGSYVFKRSDDGSYDAEDIGLANEGAKKAGQIIQSWFKQKQIPVGINPDVMNGLFQDKKVSVVINGPWILPDYKQALGDKLGVAILPEINGEKAKSFVGVKSWMLSSFSENKEWAVDLMKFITNKENSLKYFQTAGEMPANQEALNDPTVKDDPYIGPFAEQTQYGEPMPSIPEMQQVWEPYNKALELLSKGEDLGVLDEAVKQIKDNIKASGGK